One Littorina saxatilis isolate snail1 linkage group LG12, US_GU_Lsax_2.0, whole genome shotgun sequence genomic region harbors:
- the LOC138981566 gene encoding vesicle transport protein SEC20-like, with translation MAAEDIHVRLCLQDIIKLDLEAKALIQDIRDHADTAEVLEDLSGQAREKFNKLRAKIDDLARLGHEQDTTADKEAILTNVKTLKQTLSGTLTSLRQANLATQLTIERKTKEQLLDGGTQVRHRGQGNKETLAKMAGDITESLLSLNRTMASQVQHSETTMTSLVNSSSSVGEIQDEFQHMGGHIQHSHRLLTKYGRREFTDKLLIFLALVLFFGTVLYIVKKRIWPS, from the exons ATGGCAGCAGAAGACATCCACGTCAGGTTGTGTCTGCAAGACATCATCAAGCTTGATCTTGAGGCTAAAGCTCTTATTCAG GACATCCGAGATCATGCAGACACAGCAGAAGTCCTGGAGGATCTCAGTGGTCAGGCCAGAGAAAAGTTTAACAAACTTCGAGCAAAAATTGAT GATCTGGCAAGACTGGGTCATGAGCAAGACACAACTGCAGACAAAGAAGCTATACTCACCAATGTCAAGACTCTTAAGCAGACGTTATCTGg AACCTTGACGAGTCTACGACAGGCCAACCTGGCAACTCAGCTGACCATCGAGAGAAAGACAAAGGAACAGCTACTGGATGGAGGGACTCAGGTCAGACACAG GGGTCAAGGTAACAAGGAAACGTTGGCTAAAATGGCCGGGGACATCACAGAAAGCCTGCTGAGTCTGAATCGCACCATGGCCAGTCAAGTCCAGCACAGTGAAACTACCATGACCTCATTAG TCAACTCCTCATCATCCGTAGGAGAGATTCAGGACGAGTTTCAACACATGGGGGGACACATCCAGCACTCGCATCGTTTGCTGACCAAATATGGGCGGCGAGAGTTCACAGACAAACTCCTCATCTTCCTGGCTCTCGTTCTCTTTTTTGGAACCGTCttgtacattgtgaaaaagCGCATTTGGCCCTCATGA